The Ipomoea triloba cultivar NCNSP0323 chromosome 14, ASM357664v1 region CATAAAGCTGACAACGGCCAATCTGAAAATGTGAGTTTGAATTCAACGAACAATAATAGAGCTTCACTGTTACCTTCTATTTCATGGTTGGATTAAAGCATACTTGAAGAATCTGTGATCCAAAAATCattattcttttgttttgttgttttcgTAAGAGTATCAATGAAACTTTGAACAATGTAGGTGCATGGACTCAGTGAAGCACAACTAGCTGCCAGGGAGGTGGAAATTATTGATATTGCTTCAGGTGTAACTGATTATTGGAGTTACATAATCGGGAGAAACGACATTGATTTGTCCAAGTTCCAGTCAGCAAGAACTGGACGGGGACCTCTCTTAGAGGGTTGGAAGGTTTGTATCTCCTGTTAGAATTGCATGGCTACTTCTGTGCTCGTACTAAAGTGGTATTGAGTCCTAGATGGTACATGAACTCAAGTGACATTTGACACATTTGCATACAATTTCGTTTGGATCTGAATCTAAAATGCGCCTTTAGCATCTTCTGGTGTCTTCTCTTTCCAAGATGATGGATTTCAATTCTTTGCATTGCCTCTTAAATCATATATGCGTTTGAGTTTTATGTATAAATCTTATATGAAAAACTCAGTATATGAACGGAAATAGATGCTAGCTGGTGCCGAGTGCTGTTCATATTGGCATCCCGTTTCCTGTAATTTCTATTGGTTTCTATAGTTCTATTAGGCCCCATAAATACGAATACTCTACTGTGTTAAGCCTTATGACCCTAATACGTTTTGTGATATTTCTTCCCAAATAGAATCTGTTTCTTCTTGTTTCAAGCAATATAAACTTTATAGGCTCTGTTAACATTCCCTGCATAATATGCACAGAGCATTGCTATTAAATTGTAGAGTAATCTGCATGCTTGTTTGGATCGACAATTTTATTTCCAAAGCATAAAGTCATATGAGATTACTTACACTATAGGCATCCCTTGCAGGACAATTGTGCTCCAGTGATGACAGCTTATAAATTGGTGACAGTAGACGCTCCATACTGGGGCTTTGGAGGCAAACTTGAAAGAGCTCTGGTTGCAGTATGTATCTTCAACTATTAACAGTTTATAGATTTGAAACGGATTTAATGGCCTTGATGGAACATAATTCGGTTAGAATGACAACTGTTTAAACATTCGAGAACATTAGAATGACCCCTCTCCTTCTGAGAGTATGCTGCCCGCAAGATCCATATGCCTAACGTGCTTTTATGGATTGTTCGAGCCTTATGTTGGAATCATTGATCAACGCTTTTTCCTTTCACAATGCTGAGGCTATAATCATTCCTTCTTCCCCATAAGCAAGCAGAATGTGTAATTTCTTTCTCCTCTTTGGTGTAGGGTGAAGGGGCGCTTTTCATGGAAAGCCATCGGAATATTTTTGCGTGGATCGACGACTGGTATGGGATGACAGTGGAGATGATGCGCGAGCTAGAGCAACAAAGCGACCTCTCTTTAAATAAGGTAAAGCAAACTATGTAGCATATATAACTGGCTTTCAAAGTTTGGTAATTTGTAAAGAGCTTTACCACTTAAACATGGAACTGGGAAAACCTCGCCCTTCTGAATTCTGATGTGGTTGAACCATTCTATCATGCAAACAGAAACTCGGTCGGTACCATTCAAATGACAAGATGATGGCTCAAGAATAATGTCCAGTTGATGCTGAAAATCAACCACTGAATCCCATCTTCATAAAGATGAGGTAACCATCAGAATTCATCCTCACTTGAATCTATGAGGTGAGTAGGTGACTAATCATTGTTCTTGAAAACATATGGTGGATGAAAACCATCTGTGATAGTTTAGCTTagaatcaagatttttaaaagccagaagttattatttttattgtattactGTAATTCATTACTTTAAGGTTAGCAATGGCCCATGAAAAAGCTGTACCATGGTGCAAATATCTGCCTTTTTGTATAGGCTTTACACTGCATATTTTCCCCTTTGCTAAAGTGCTTTTATTGTAAAGTTTAAGGAAAAACATTTTTTCTGTAAGtaaaatatatgttttgttCATTACATCCTCTATATTGCTCAGAATTGAGATTCTTGGGActtaataaccacaaaatttcaagttcaactcccaATGAGAATTGTTTATTAGCTTTCTTAGTTTAGGCTGATCAATTATGAGTAACCTTGGTTGGTTTACTTCGTCGTGGTCCTTTGCCCGCTAAGATTAAAAAAACGGACACTTCACCCATTACAACGGCAGACTTTTGCGTAAATCAAAGAAGTGAGATTTCTTATAGAAAATGGAAAGGGTGAAATTCCTGAAGGCATTACAAAATCACTTGATATATTGAAGTAAAAGAAAACCAGGAAATCATCTGCAAAAGGGCACCATGCAAGATTTAGTGATTTACAGTCTCCAGAAGAAGGATAAGGCATATAGACATAGCTTTCATCTAAAAAGAGTAGAATAagcaaaatacataataatgttGGATGTTTTCCCACACATTTTGAGCAAACTCTTAAAATTGTATCCTGCTAGGGTGTTCCTTCTCCATCCTGGTTTCGCCATAAGACTCGTCGTTGTCCATGCGCTTGTTGTGCCTAAACGCTGCACAGGCCACGACGTACATTATCACCAGGAAGATTAATATGACAATGTTGATCACGGACACCTTCCTCCAGCTCTTTTTCAGGCTGCCCAGTACACCCGCTTTGCAAGAGTTGCAGTTGTAGCACAGTAGCTGTTGATCGTTGCTCCATCGAACACAGTCCTGGTCAGCTGTGGGTAATCCCCCGTCTATGCTCCATAACGTCTCGTTCATGTAAACGTAGTTACATGCCGTGGGGGGTTTGCAACATCCCGACtacacaaaatattttaaggcCTCGTTAGTAAAATGGCACGATTCCAAAATCCGGAAAACATAGAGATGTGGTCTAAATGGGAACGGCGACTTAAGCTTCGAAATTTTCCataaaatcaagaattcaaggtTGTCATTTTCTTCCTTAATATCTAAACAACTATTGAGGAAAAACTAAAGTTGATATCAAATGTTGGCATTTTGATATCAATTATTGGGGGCCCCAATTATTGGAGCTCGTGGCTTGTGCTAGGCTTCTACTTTTTCTCTGGCTCCTACAACCACTACTTATGTTTTCAAACCACAATAAAGTAAGGCTGTGAGGGAAGCGATTTGTTGTCTAAAGCCAGTTCCACGTATGGAGGCAAGCAAGGTTAAGGGCATCGAGCCTAATCTACCCTAAGATAGAACCACATGGCATTACCAAAATTAGATTACCAAATACATATCCTTACGAACAAACAGACATCATATTACATCGAGATCTCTTGTGCAGGATGGGATCACTCCATAGGAAACGAAAACCAGATAATTTTCCAGAAAGAAGGCTCCTAAATTGGATAAACTAAGCAGCCACCTAACCGGATTTTTGTCCTCGACTCAGACAGACAGCTTGTCCAAGAAACTAGAATCTCGAGGACCCATCTGCCACTCTGCCAGGTTAATATGTAAATACTATATGCATTTTCTTATAGTTACAAGACAAAGAACCATTTGTGTCAGAAGGGTAAAGGAATCAAGAATCTTGAAAGCTTGGTAAAACACAACAGGGCTTGTAAATCCCAGATTTTTAAGTGAATGAATCATGACAGCCAATGAAAAACTAAGGCAAAACACCaaagtaagaaaaaatattCCGTCCAAGTTCTCAAAAGGCCCAAACTTTATAAAAATCAGTATCTACTTTAAAATTTTGGACACATGATTTGTACTCCTTATTAAAGGACAACAAATAGTTGCCACATTGTCTCCTCTTTAGACAATAATAACTTGACAACAAAAGATGATCATGACACCTTTTCTCATTTCGTATTTTTCCTCGTCCTTTGTTCTTCCCCCACGGCCCCCATAATCACACCAGAAAAATGTCatcttttgttctttttttttttgttaataaccCAACTTTACCCTCGCCAGATTATATTATGGATCCCATGAGCCCACCTCAAACCCgagcaatagttataccatgaacccgGGTCCACTTTgcattcaaaatacacaatttacatattgaatgttcacaatttaaaacgtgaaaattcagtatgtaaattgtaagcatttagttatgaacattcagtatataaattatgaacctTCAGTATGTAAATGGTATATTTTGAATCcaggtccacagaataatttgtggAACCCAGAAGGTAAATCCAGTCAATCTACTTCAAGATTCAATaccaaactatatatttttcagCACAAAGAGCCCAACTCAAAGCCCCATTGTTTTTGGCAGGAATGAATCCCAAACTTTCGCTCTGTAAGCAAGTTTTAACTtcttaatatattgtaaagaaaactattaaaaaaaaaaaggaaaaaaaaaaagagtaaagctTTAAGCTTTTAAAGGCTCAATTTTTAGTTCTTTGCTCCTCAAGAACAGATCTGAAGGACCTAAGCTGCATTCCCGGATCATATTTCAATCTTGGGTTCTAATAAATCAAGCATATTTCAACGTATAACTGATAGAACTAATCAAATTTATCCATTTCGAGATAACATGGATTGAAtcgaaatgtttttttttttttttaccaaaattaaggaaaaaaaaaaaaaaagaacattggGTCATACCTCAATAGGACTAAGGTGTCTGCGGTAAAACATATCCGCAGTTTCCGGGGCGCCATTAACGAACTTTCTCATCTTCCCACAGACATGAGAATCCCTGACACAAGAACCGATCTTCGACCAGTAGCTCTGAGTTGTAACCCTCTCCTCCAGCCAGCCGGAGTAATCCTGGAGATAATACTCCATGTAAGCCCGGTTAAATACGGGTTGACCCGACCCCTTATCCGTGACGGCGTAAGCGAAGATGACGAACCCAATAAGCGCGGCTATGATGAAGAACATAGCCCAGAGATAAAGGTACATGAGGAAGGTGTTTCTGTAACACGCGCCAGCGAACCCGGCGAGTGAAACCACCATGATGGCCACGCCTATGACTATGATGGGCCACTGAAGAAACTTCATGCAGTCCGTACTGTTGGCTCGGCTGCTCAGCCATATCCCGCCGCCCAGAATCGGGATTGAGGCCAGGAAGGTCAAGAAGTTCATCAGACCTATCAAATGGTTGCTGGTTCTCATGGCTTTttgcgcttttttttttttttttttagtttgccAGTGTTGCCGGAGGTGAAGACGGCGGCGATGGGCGGTGAGGGTTGAGGGGAAAGGAGTGGGGAGAGAGGGGAAAATGGGTTAATCAGTTAAAGGACAGGCAGTAGTGCTGAGTGAGTGACAAGACTAGTGGTGACAAGGATGATATTATTAGTTTGAGACTGgatatatgaatataatggaacaaattttctaaattatttgatgtgattttatttctaatgattaaataaattaataatttaacatAAAAATTTTATGACGTTTTTCACGATTTAAATTTGTATAAgagcatcttttttttttgaaaatgtataAGAGCAACCTTAGTAGTGAGGTTATTTGACGATTTTTGAGAAGTggttgtaagtgtgattatgaaagaaaatatgggaagggaaggaaaaaaataatataaatatgattttttttaaataataaatgttagGTGCGCCCGAGTGGGCGCCAAACGCGCACAGCAGGAAATCCTTTTCTTAGCTTTGCATTGTTCCAAAATGTCTCCCTTGGAGATGATTCCCAACTTTCTCTTTCCCCATTTCTCTTTCTTCCATGTCATACAATACTATTCCAATAACCCACAATTATCCATTGATGGTGATGCTTTAAGGGCATCCTTAATAGTGTGAATTTTTTAGGAGgaattaaaaaagagaaaatggagagaaaaaacAAAGCtgaattagaaagaaaaaaaaaagaagtaattaaCGCTCTTCACGTGCCGACGACAGGCAAGCTCCATCCCATTAGTTGGGCCCCACAAACTAACAAAATCACAAATTAGGACGTAGACATACTTAAGTTCAATAATCTCCAAGGTCAACCTCATTTGTtcccaaatttttaaaatattggtTAAATTGACTACTCAATTCTACTCATCCAAATGGTTGGTGAACTTTCTTTGCATGAATTCATAGTTGTGTATTTTTGACTTACTCACGCCTTATTGAATTTTGTGATGAAATCTGCATCTATGCTCATGATTTTGTTCTCTTCTTGGAGTTCCGTCAACTCTACTTCCTTTGCTTCATTTTGAGCTTTTAACATTTGAAGCTCATAATTTTTTTGGAGTTGAGCTTGACTTTGTTTGAACATTTGTGCGatcttttcattatgttctgTAACTTTGGTAAAATATTCACGGCATTCTGCAAATGCTTGTttgtttgcttcttttttttttttttccttcttacgCCCGGTAAGACGTTCATTGTTCAAGCCTCGAGTTTCAAAATCATCGTCTAAATTCAAGCAAAAAGATGATGAACATATTGACTTATCGCCCTGTGACTCTGATTCTTCTGGCAGGATAATTAGGCATCAGCATCCGATCCGAATTATCAGTACTGACCCGAAGGTAGTGAACGAACGTGAAAGAGGCCGTTACACATTAAAGAGGAGGAGCCactccaacggctcctcagTATTAATATCCACTTACTGAAGAACATTGAAGAGGTCACTTACTGCGCATTGAAGTGAAAGCAAAGAGTCATTGCACTCAAGCATATAAAAAGACACTCACACTCATAGAGTAGGGGACGCAACATTACTAAGACAAACACTACTAGACTAAACTCACTATTGTACTCACCATTGTACTTTGACACTGAGATTAATAATACAAAGATACTGGTAACATTTTTACCGTccttggtgctttcattgagagccgag contains the following coding sequences:
- the LOC116005371 gene encoding tetraspanin-3-like gives rise to the protein MRTSNHLIGLMNFLTFLASIPILGGGIWLSSRANSTDCMKFLQWPIIVIGVAIMVVSLAGFAGACYRNTFLMYLYLWAMFFIIAALIGFVIFAYAVTDKGSGQPVFNRAYMEYYLQDYSGWLEERVTTQSYWSKIGSCVRDSHVCGKMRKFVNGAPETADMFYRRHLSPIESGCCKPPTACNYVYMNETLWSIDGGLPTADQDCVRWSNDQQLLCYNCNSCKAGVLGSLKKSWRKVSVINIVILIFLVIMYVVACAAFRHNKRMDNDESYGETRMEKEHPSRIQF
- the LOC116003639 gene encoding phosphatidylinositol transfer protein 1-like isoform X2, whose product is MPLSIEEYHIAQMFMVMKMQQQNTTGNEGVEILENRPFEDDGFGQGQYTSKIYRLQSKAPTWLTKLAPEDALVMQEEAWNAYPMCKSVIKCPYFTRFLLTIDTIHKADNGQSENVHGLSEAQLAAREVEIIDIASGVTDYWSYIIGRNDIDLSKFQSARTGRGPLLEGWKDNCAPVMTAYKLVTVDAPYWGFGGKLERALVAGEGALFMESHRNIFAWIDDWYGMTVEMMRELEQQSDLSLNKKLGRYHSNDKMMAQE
- the LOC116003639 gene encoding phosphatidylinositol transfer protein 1-like isoform X1, which gives rise to MVVLKEFRIVMPLSIEEYHIAQMFMVMKMQQQNTTGNEGVEILENRPFEDDGFGQGQYTSKIYRLQSKAPTWLTKLAPEDALVMQEEAWNAYPMCKSVIKCPYFTRFLLTIDTIHKADNGQSENVHGLSEAQLAAREVEIIDIASGVTDYWSYIIGRNDIDLSKFQSARTGRGPLLEGWKDNCAPVMTAYKLVTVDAPYWGFGGKLERALVAGEGALFMESHRNIFAWIDDWYGMTVEMMRELEQQSDLSLNKKLGRYHSNDKMMAQE